A genomic stretch from ANME-2 cluster archaeon includes:
- a CDS encoding peptidylprolyl isomerase: MTIKEGDFIKISYTGKMEDGTVFDTTNEEAAKVHNLYNPNRRYGGDVIIIGVNQIIAGLEEDIKQHDVGHEGTISIPPEKAFGVRDPQLVKALPMKKFEQQPQVGMPIEINGQVGTVVKVLGRHASVDFNIPMAGQIITYDYKIDAALENLQDKAVGLSTLYTGMELDIDIDGTIAKFNVPLEFNYSRHWITSKAQMALDLLKYTDLTEVLYVETYTKDLLTKTVDGMEDREELNENIAREATEPVAVEE; encoded by the coding sequence ATGACCATTAAAGAAGGAGATTTCATAAAAATTTCATATACAGGAAAAATGGAGGATGGCACGGTCTTCGATACCACCAATGAAGAGGCTGCCAAAGTTCATAACCTGTACAATCCAAATAGAAGATACGGCGGCGATGTGATAATCATAGGCGTGAACCAGATAATTGCCGGCCTCGAAGAGGATATCAAACAGCATGATGTCGGTCATGAAGGTACGATATCCATACCCCCCGAAAAGGCTTTTGGCGTGCGGGACCCCCAGCTGGTAAAAGCGTTACCAATGAAAAAGTTCGAGCAACAACCACAGGTAGGAATGCCTATAGAGATCAACGGACAGGTAGGTACCGTGGTAAAAGTACTCGGGCGACATGCCAGCGTAGATTTTAACATTCCTATGGCAGGGCAGATAATAACGTATGATTATAAGATAGATGCCGCTCTTGAAAATTTACAGGATAAGGCTGTGGGTCTTAGCACTCTGTACACGGGAATGGAATTGGACATCGACATTGATGGTACCATAGCAAAGTTCAACGTACCCCTGGAATTTAATTATTCCAGACACTGGATCACCTCCAAGGCCCAGATGGCATTGGACCTCTTGAAATACACAGACCTTACAGAAGTCCTGTATGTAGAAACCTATACGAAAGACCTGCTAACAAAAACAGTAGATGGAATGGAAGATAGAGAAGAACTGAATGAGAATATTGCCCGGGAGGCAACTGAACCAGTGGCTGTAGAGGAGTAA
- a CDS encoding replication factor A (Replication protein A protects and stabilize the intermediate ssDNA that is generated by the unwinding action of a DNA helicase at the replication fork. In addition, SSBs prevent the formation of secondary structures by single-stranded template DNA.): MDKVMEIYEKLKDRISLEEFLSLVDEKEAQMAGLADKFTAARLVAISMGISDDEKKIGDVTPDLSKVVLVGKVTACSDVRVFNREDGSSGNVANLTLADETGSIRVTLWDAAADLVKVGDIVFGDSIQVSGFVREGRNGLEVSVGRGGKVDKIALSEDIQVRIDPYKINEVKAGMGNLYLVAKVLDISNPRTFQRKDGSTGKVRNVTLGDATGKIKVTLWDENAVTLDKIKPGENIEITGGYAKENSFSNQVEINLGNNSSLRTSSKKVEFKEQFTPIADIVPKQQYNIEGHVTGLDELKEFQRKDGSAAQVLNIHISDDSGRIRAALWGEQADIIHDIDLGTQVQVIDCYAKPGWNDEVELSVGERSRVIIVEKG; encoded by the coding sequence ATGGACAAGGTAATGGAGATATATGAAAAATTGAAAGACCGGATAAGCCTGGAAGAATTCCTAAGTTTGGTGGATGAAAAGGAAGCACAGATGGCCGGACTTGCCGATAAATTTACAGCGGCCAGACTTGTTGCTATCAGCATGGGAATATCTGATGATGAGAAAAAGATAGGAGATGTTACTCCGGATTTATCAAAGGTTGTCCTGGTAGGCAAAGTAACTGCCTGTTCAGATGTGCGTGTATTTAACCGTGAAGACGGTTCAAGCGGCAATGTTGCCAACCTCACATTGGCTGACGAAACCGGTTCCATCAGGGTGACATTATGGGATGCTGCAGCAGACCTGGTAAAGGTAGGCGATATTGTATTCGGGGATTCCATCCAGGTATCAGGTTTTGTCAGGGAAGGTCGAAATGGACTTGAGGTCAGTGTGGGAAGAGGTGGCAAGGTTGATAAGATTGCCCTGAGCGAGGACATTCAGGTAAGGATCGACCCCTACAAGATAAATGAGGTCAAAGCAGGGATGGGGAATCTGTACCTGGTTGCCAAAGTGCTTGACATTTCAAACCCCAGGACGTTCCAGCGTAAAGACGGTTCTACCGGGAAAGTACGTAACGTGACCCTGGGTGATGCCACTGGCAAGATCAAGGTCACCTTATGGGACGAGAATGCAGTTACCCTTGATAAGATTAAACCAGGGGAAAACATCGAGATAACGGGCGGATATGCGAAAGAGAACAGTTTCAGTAATCAGGTGGAGATCAATCTGGGAAATAACAGTTCCCTTCGTACAAGCAGTAAAAAAGTAGAATTCAAGGAACAGTTCACACCCATTGCAGATATTGTGCCAAAGCAGCAGTACAATATTGAAGGACATGTCACAGGACTTGACGAATTAAAGGAATTCCAGCGCAAAGACGGGTCTGCTGCCCAGGTATTGAATATCCACATATCAGATGATTCAGGCAGGATACGGGCTGCTCTCTGGGGTGAACAGGCTGACATCATACATGACATCGACCTGGGAACACAGGTACAGGTCATTGACTGCTATGCAAAACCCGGATGGAACGATGAAGTAGAATTAAGCGTGGGCGAGCGCAGCAGGGTGATTATCGTTGAAAAAGGATAG